Proteins encoded together in one Fibrobacter sp. UWEL window:
- a CDS encoding metallophosphoesterase: MNTSIDFIGDIHGHCECLKSLLKKLGYEESAGAFRYPGNERMVVFLGDYVDRGPNVRTTLNLVRAMRDAGSAIALMGNHEFNMLSFWQKNGTGGRYLEKIGPGYLREHTFNKVAVHSKTVSDFVGRKDEFKEMQEFAKTLPFYLETDLFRAQHASFHPRALELLKAAGVTCFADGSFDELIVRANDEDNQFGDSLFWPIDMLLKGPEMELPNHQFFFDGENVKRFRTRLRWWVDPAKASLQELSLQPGVTMPEGCDVDPEIRERSFYGENERPVFFGHYWLTGEPRLIRHNVCCLDFSIAGHLGNGRLACYRFDGEQQLDESKFVWVGR, from the coding sequence ATGAACACTTCCATTGACTTCATTGGTGATATTCACGGGCACTGCGAATGCTTGAAATCCTTGCTGAAAAAGCTTGGGTACGAGGAATCGGCAGGTGCTTTCCGCTATCCGGGCAATGAACGTATGGTTGTTTTCCTTGGCGATTACGTGGATCGCGGCCCCAATGTGCGAACCACGCTGAATCTGGTGCGAGCTATGCGTGATGCGGGCTCTGCCATCGCCCTGATGGGGAATCATGAATTTAATATGCTCAGTTTCTGGCAGAAGAACGGAACTGGGGGCCGCTACTTGGAAAAGATTGGACCTGGCTACTTGAGGGAGCATACCTTCAACAAGGTGGCGGTTCATTCCAAGACGGTGAGTGATTTTGTAGGTCGCAAGGACGAATTCAAGGAAATGCAGGAATTCGCCAAGACGTTGCCCTTCTACTTGGAGACGGATTTGTTCCGGGCCCAGCATGCAAGTTTCCACCCCCGTGCACTGGAACTGTTGAAGGCCGCCGGTGTGACTTGCTTTGCCGACGGAAGCTTTGACGAACTGATTGTGCGAGCCAATGACGAAGACAACCAGTTTGGGGATTCGCTGTTCTGGCCCATCGATATGTTGCTGAAAGGCCCCGAGATGGAATTGCCCAACCATCAGTTCTTCTTTGATGGGGAGAACGTGAAGCGCTTTAGGACCCGTTTGCGCTGGTGGGTGGACCCTGCCAAGGCAAGCCTGCAGGAATTGAGTCTGCAGCCTGGGGTGACCATGCCCGAGGGGTGCGATGTGGATCCGGAGATTCGCGAACGATCCTTCTATGGGGAAAACGAACGGCCCGTATTCTTTGGACATTATTGGTTGACGGGAGAACCCCGCCTGATTCGTCACAACGTTTGCTGCCTCGACTTTAGTATTGCGGGGCACCTTGGTAACGGGCGGTTGGCCTGCTATCGCTTCGACGGGGAACAACAGCTGGACGAGTCTAAATTTGTCTGGGTCGGACGTTGA